A window of Chlorobium phaeobacteroides DSM 266 genomic DNA:
GCTGATTGGAAAAGAAAGACTCGCTGGCAACAAACACGGTAAGCTTGACAATCCGTTCAACAAGATCGAGATTTCCGGTAACGGATTTGACCGCAGCAAGAGCATTAAGAAGTGCCGTTTTTGCGGCTTGAACGGCCTCCTGCTGATTGATTTCATTAACCTTTCCCTTTCCTCCGGGCACTATAAGTTTGCCCTCTTTCATGGGAAGCTGACCTGAGGTAAAAACAAGATTGCCGATTCGGATGGCAGGAATATACATCCCTGCCGGAGCGGAAAAAGAGGGCAGCGTATAGCCTGCATCACGAATTTTTTCTTCGATGGATATCATGGCAGCACGTTGTTATATTTTTTATTCTCTTGATATGTACGGCAAATTACAGTAAATCGCAAACCGCTCTCATCTCACCTCTCATCGATCAATAAGCATTCCTTACCAACACGCTTGCCTTTCCAATGAGAATTATGTAATCTCTCTGCATAAACATGACAGGGAAACCTGTCAACTATCGTGAGCGGTATGAGTGCAAAGCGGATAAAATTACCCTGTGATGAATCGCGATCCATGACAATCCCAACACCCATTTTACGCCGGAACGAGAAATTTCAGCTCCGTAAAAAAACGATCCGATTGCTGCACCCAGGCTAACAGAGATACCCATAAACGATATCGCTCATGACTCCCCCATCACCTCAACTTCCTCGCCTTTATCTGGTAAGCAGCGGCTTCAATTCCCGGGATTCTTATACTCAGCTTGAAAATCAGGTTACCTGTTTTTCAAGTTCTTGCCCCTGCATTGTCCAAATACGAGAAAAGATGCTTGATGCCAAAACCCTTTTTGAACTCTCCTGCTCCATTGCACCCGCCATCATTGCGGCAGGATCGATGGTTGTCATCAACGAGCGGGTTGATATTGCCCTTGCTGCGGCACTCAATGGGGTACATTTTCCTGAAAACTCCTCTCCTCCAGAGAGATTCAGAGCGATGACAAAAGGAAAAATTCTCGGTCAAAGCACTCATTCGCTTAAGACTGCTCGTATAAGCCAGCAGGCGGGGGTTGATTATATCCTGTTCGGGCCAGTATTCGATACCCCCTCCAAAAGAGGTTTCGGGCCGCCTCAGGGTTTACTTAATCTCGCTGCTGTATGCGAGGCAACATCATTGCCGGTCTATGCAATCGGAGGAGTAACTCCTGAAAATGCTTCTTTATGCCTTGATTCCGGCGCATATGGAGTTGCCGCTCTCTCGCTGTTTATGGATACCACTCGCCTGGTCAATACGCTTGATAAATTTCATCGACTTCTGTATTCATGATACCTGCCAAACCATTTCTCTGTGTTATCACCGATGAGCAATGCTCATCACCCGTCGATCTGGCCTTGATGGCACTCGAAGGCGGGGCTGAAATGATACAGCTTCGCCACAAATCAGCCTCAGGAAAACAACTTTTTCAATGGGCTCTGGATATTCAGCGGCTTTGTCGGATCCATCATGCTCAATTTATTGTCAATGACCGGGTTGATATCGCTCTTGCCATGAATGCGGACGGAGTACATCTGGGTCAGCAGGATCTTCAGCCCGGAGAGGCAAGAAAACTTCTTGGCACCGACAAGATAATAGGTGTTTCCACCTCATCTCTTACGGAGGCTTTAAATGCGGAGCGGGCTGGCGCCGACTACATTGGATTCGGCCATATTTTTCAAACCGGATCAAAAAACAAACTATCCGCGCCCCTTGGATCGGCGGCGATCAGTGCTGTCGTTCAACGGATTTCCATTCCTCTTGTTGCCATTGGAGGGATCAATAAGATGAATATGATGGAAACAATAGCAGCAGGAGCATCCGGAATCGCAATGATTGCCGCAATCAGCAGAACAGCCGACCCTGAAGGGGCAACCCGTGCAATTACAGAACTTCTGAAAGGTCATTGAAACATGAAGAATAACTATACCACCATTCTCACCATCGCGGGTTCCGATGGCAGCGGAGGAGCGGGAATACAAGCTGATCTGAAAACGTTTGCTGCGCTTGAATGCTATGGACTGTCCGTCATAACATCCGTCACGGCACAAAACACCGTGGAGGTAAAAGAAGCCTTTGTTCTTTCAGGAAAACAGATTGAAGCTCAATTACTGGCACTCATCAGCGATATGTCCATTGATGCCATAAAAATAGGAATGCCTGGAGAAATCGGGGGAATCAAAACCATCGCCAGAGTAATTGGCAACATGAAAACAAGACCGCCTGTCGTTCTTGATACCATTATCAGCTCATCATCAGGCCAGGCGCTCCTTTCAGCCGAAGCCCTTGAGCCCTTTAAAAACGAGCTCTTTCCTCTTGCTACACTTGTTACGCCGAACCTTATGGAAGCAATTGCGCTGACGGGTCGGAAACTGTCGATTGACTCACCGGAGGCCGTAGAGGAAATCGCTCACACGCTTAACCTTATGGGGGCAGCATCGGTTCTTGTCAAAGGGGGCCATATGGAGGGATCTCAATGCAATGACTGCCTTCTTCATAACAAGAAGATAAGATGGTATTCAGCAAAGAAAATCATTACGGGAAATACTCATGGAACCGGCTGTACACTTTCATCGGCAATCGCTGCATATCTCGGTAAACACCTGCTGCTCGAAGAGGCTGTCGCGCAAGCAAAATCTTACACTTATGATGCTTTAGAGGCAGGTGCCGCTTACCTTATCGGTAAGGGAAGCGGGCCGCTGCATCACTGTTATAAGCTCTGGAGATAAACGTTCAATTGAGACCCCGCGGTCTGCGTCCTACAGAGTAATAGACAAACCCTGCCTGTTCCATATACTCAGGACTGTAAATATTTCTTCCGTCAAACACAACCGGTTGACGAAGCTCCCTCTTGATCATCTCAAAATCGGGACTGCGAAAAACAAGCCACTCAGTAAGCACAACAAGAGCATCCGCACCGATTATCGCCTCTTCCGGGTTGGCTGCATACTTCAGATCATCACGCTCTCCATAAATTCTGGCGGCCTCTTCCATTGCAACCGGATCATAGGCTTTAACTGTAGCGCCTTCCTTCCACAGAGCCTCAATTACCGTACGGCTGGGCGCTTCACGCATATCATCGGTATTCGGTTTAAAAGCAAGTCCCCATACCGCAAACACCTTTCCCTTGATATCGCCATTAAAATGATCGATTATTTTTTTGACAATTGTGCCTTTCTGATCGTTATTGACCGCCTCAACTGCCTGCAGTATCCTTGCGTCATAACCGAATTTGCGCGATGTTCTTTCAAGAGCCTGCACATCTTTCGGAAAACAGGAGCCGCCATAACCAACACCGGGGTATATAAACGAAAAGCCGATTCGGGAGTCGGAACCTATACCTTTTCTGACAGATTCGATATCAGCGCCTACTCGTTCTGCAATGTTGGCAATTTCGTTCATAAAGCTGATTTTCGTTGCAAGCATGGAATTTGCCGCATATTTAGTCAACTCTGCAGAACGAATATCCATGGCAATAAAACGCTCATGACTGCGGTTGAAAGGGGAATAGAGAAATCTCAAAAGCTCTTTCGTTCTGGGATTATCAACTCCGATAACAATTCGCTCCGGCTTCATGAAATCATTGACTGCGTCTCCTTCCTTGAGAAATTCGGGATTTGAGACGACGTCAAAGTCCATAATAACATTCCTCTCTTTCAACACGGAAGTGACTTTTTCCTTTACAAGATCAGCAGTACCAACAGGCACGGTTGATTTGTTGATGATAATGCGATACTCCTCCATGTATGTACCGATACTCTCGGCAACGCTTAACACGTGTCGCAAATCGGCAGAACCATCTTCATCAGGTGGCGTTCCGACCGCGATAAACTGATAGAGTCCGAAATCAACGCCTTTTTTGATATCAGTAGTAAATTTCAGGCGGCCTTTACTGGTATTTTCAACAACAAGCGCTTCAAGACCTGGTTCGTAGATAGGAATTTCTCCCTGTTCCAGTCTTTGGATTTTCTGATGGTCAATATCAACACACAAAACATCATTACCAACTTCTGCAAAACATGCACCGGTAACAAGTCCAACGTAGCCAGAGCCGAAAATCGTTATTTTCATCAGTTATTCTGTAATAGTTATTTTTTTAATGCCAATATACTCCTCAAGGAACTGTGAAGAAACAAAAACAACTCCAGGACATCGCTATGTATTTGTTCCTCGATTCGATTACAGCGTTCGGCGCTCCATGTCGGGGCTCTGGTTTTATCGTGTATTCCGATAGATCATGACGCATTCACTCTTTCCTTCAAACCGCTCGCGACAATAAAAAAAACTGCCTACCATACATCCTCAGAGAAACTGCTCCCTGCAAATCGAAAAACAAGGCAATTACCGAAAACTCCTTATTCGATAACAAGAACAAGACAACGGGATTTCTTCCAGAACTCGTTTTCATTGCGAATCAGGAGCATCGATGAGGTGTTTCCTCCCGCCAGCTCATAGGAGCCTCTCGTGTGGGGCGTAACAATTTTGAGATTTTTAAGGGGCTTGTTAAAAAAGAGATCTCTTGTTTCCGAAATATCGATCTTTCTGAACTGCTTGACATCAAAATCCTGTGCAAGCCGATACTCGTTTCCAAAAAACCTTTCAAGCGGATTGATCCTTACAAGAATACCCTTCTCAACCAGCTCATTGAAAGAGCCCGCTATATAGTAGGCCGTATAAAGCTGCTCGCTTTGCTCCTGAATAAAATCATCGAGTACATCAACCGTTGTCTGCAACTCGGAAACCTCTTTACTCAGCTTCTGAACCTGCCCCTTGAGTCGTCCTACCTCTGCGTCTTTATCATTGATGGTGGTTTTCATCTCGTTAACGAGACGATCAACAGAGGCTACGTGGTATTGTGAAGATTTGTTTTCCGCTTCAAGCTTTTCAATAAGGGTTTTGCTTGCCGAAAGCGTTGAATCGATAAACCTGATGCTTGAATAAATATCCTTGCCGATCTGTTGAACATCCTTCTGATCCTGCTTTTCAATATCGGACGAGAGCTTTTCGACAACAGCTTCTTTCTGCTGAATTCTACCGAGATTTTGCTGAACCTGTGTAAGAATAGCCATCATTGAGTCGATATGCTGCTGCTTTGGATCGGGTTTCGGCTGATCCCGTTCACAACCAGACAATAAGAGCAGCAAGGTAACCAGCATAACTCCTGCCGGCTTGTACCACACATGTCTTACAACCATTGAATCCATTGTTCAACCCCTTCTTTTGTTCCATACCACATGGTATGAGGTGTAGGAAGATGCTCTGCATGTGGAATGACGATATTCGTGGCACCCTCTAAAACACAGCTTTTTGCAGGAATAATACCATCTCCGGCAACATTGCCGTCTGTGTCGACGTTTTTATAGAATAAATAACACATTTTTTCAACGACACTGCCATTGGCGTCTCCCGAATACTGGGAGCTGGCAACAGTGATGACCTGAATTCTCGAGAAAAAATCATTCGTGATATGCTTAAAAATAAAATCGGTTTTTATCTTCGCATAATGTTCATGGGTATGAAACGGAGTCCCGAGCGTAATCAGTTTTCCGACACTTTCCCCTGGATGATAAACATCCCCCTGAAAAGAGTTTTCGAGCAGATAAATCATGGCAACGGTACCTCCACCGCTATGCGCGATAAGGGTAACCGGTTCGCCGGGATATTTTCGCCCCATCTCCCTGACGCTTTTGTCTATAGCTGCCATGACCCGGTTTGTTGAGCGCTCAGGAGAGGGAGGAAACCCGA
This region includes:
- a CDS encoding esterase/lipase family protein, producing the protein MSAVVHNPVVIIPGVLFWDSLYEVMKDALSSYMPRAKIAIAPVSFIDWVGFPPSPERSTNRVMAAIDKSVREMGRKYPGEPVTLIAHSGGGTVAMIYLLENSFQGDVYHPGESVGKLITLGTPFHTHEHYAKIKTDFIFKHITNDFFSRIQVITVASSQYSGDANGSVVEKMCYLFYKNVDTDGNVAGDGIIPAKSCVLEGATNIVIPHAEHLPTPHTMWYGTKEGVEQWIQWL
- the thiE gene encoding thiamine phosphate synthase, whose amino-acid sequence is MIPAKPFLCVITDEQCSSPVDLALMALEGGAEMIQLRHKSASGKQLFQWALDIQRLCRIHHAQFIVNDRVDIALAMNADGVHLGQQDLQPGEARKLLGTDKIIGVSTSSLTEALNAERAGADYIGFGHIFQTGSKNKLSAPLGSAAISAVVQRISIPLVAIGGINKMNMMETIAAGASGIAMIAAISRTADPEGATRAITELLKGH
- a CDS encoding Cbp1 family collagen-binding glycoprotein adhesin; the encoded protein is MDSMVVRHVWYKPAGVMLVTLLLLLSGCERDQPKPDPKQQHIDSMMAILTQVQQNLGRIQQKEAVVEKLSSDIEKQDQKDVQQIGKDIYSSIRFIDSTLSASKTLIEKLEAENKSSQYHVASVDRLVNEMKTTINDKDAEVGRLKGQVQKLSKEVSELQTTVDVLDDFIQEQSEQLYTAYYIAGSFNELVEKGILVRINPLERFFGNEYRLAQDFDVKQFRKIDISETRDLFFNKPLKNLKIVTPHTRGSYELAGGNTSSMLLIRNENEFWKKSRCLVLVIE
- a CDS encoding thiamine phosphate synthase yields the protein MTPPSPQLPRLYLVSSGFNSRDSYTQLENQVTCFSSSCPCIVQIREKMLDAKTLFELSCSIAPAIIAAGSMVVINERVDIALAAALNGVHFPENSSPPERFRAMTKGKILGQSTHSLKTARISQQAGVDYILFGPVFDTPSKRGFGPPQGLLNLAAVCEATSLPVYAIGGVTPENASLCLDSGAYGVAALSLFMDTTRLVNTLDKFHRLLYS
- the thiD gene encoding bifunctional hydroxymethylpyrimidine kinase/phosphomethylpyrimidine kinase, with the translated sequence MKNNYTTILTIAGSDGSGGAGIQADLKTFAALECYGLSVITSVTAQNTVEVKEAFVLSGKQIEAQLLALISDMSIDAIKIGMPGEIGGIKTIARVIGNMKTRPPVVLDTIISSSSGQALLSAEALEPFKNELFPLATLVTPNLMEAIALTGRKLSIDSPEAVEEIAHTLNLMGAASVLVKGGHMEGSQCNDCLLHNKKIRWYSAKKIITGNTHGTGCTLSSAIAAYLGKHLLLEEAVAQAKSYTYDALEAGAAYLIGKGSGPLHHCYKLWR
- a CDS encoding RidA family protein — protein: MISIEEKIRDAGYTLPSFSAPAGMYIPAIRIGNLVFTSGQLPMKEGKLIVPGGKGKVNEINQQEAVQAAKTALLNALAAVKSVTGNLDLVERIVKLTVFVASESFFSNQHIVANGASSLLQELFGDQGFHVRSAVGVAELPLDASLEVELIVECKPFLSE
- a CDS encoding UDP-glucose dehydrogenase family protein, translating into MKITIFGSGYVGLVTGACFAEVGNDVLCVDIDHQKIQRLEQGEIPIYEPGLEALVVENTSKGRLKFTTDIKKGVDFGLYQFIAVGTPPDEDGSADLRHVLSVAESIGTYMEEYRIIINKSTVPVGTADLVKEKVTSVLKERNVIMDFDVVSNPEFLKEGDAVNDFMKPERIVIGVDNPRTKELLRFLYSPFNRSHERFIAMDIRSAELTKYAANSMLATKISFMNEIANIAERVGADIESVRKGIGSDSRIGFSFIYPGVGYGGSCFPKDVQALERTSRKFGYDARILQAVEAVNNDQKGTIVKKIIDHFNGDIKGKVFAVWGLAFKPNTDDMREAPSRTVIEALWKEGATVKAYDPVAMEEAARIYGERDDLKYAANPEEAIIGADALVVLTEWLVFRSPDFEMIKRELRQPVVFDGRNIYSPEYMEQAGFVYYSVGRRPRGLN